From the Oscillospiraceae bacterium genome, the window AACAATCGTACGAGGGAGCATAGGGAAAGACCATGTACATATGTTGCTATCCTGCCCGCCGACCTTAGCGCCCAGCAAAATTATGCAGTTACTGAAAGGACGAAGCTCCAAGATCATGCAGGAAGAGTTTGAAGAACTGCGGAAACGATATTGGGGGCAACATCTTTGGGCAACAGGGTATTTTTGCCGGACGGTGGGAGCGGTGACGGAGGAAATGATCAAGGAATATATAGAGAAGCAACAAGATGAGGGAAAAGAGACATTTAAGATAACGGAATAATGCTTCAGCATAAAAAGCCTTACAGTGCGATATTTCAACTGGCTTTAGCCTGAAAATACGACTTTCAGTCGTTTACCATCCCCTGCACTTCAGTGCAGGTGTGGTTGAGT encodes:
- the tnpA gene encoding IS200/IS605 family transposase, with protein sequence MEYRKGSHTVYDIEYHVVWTTKYRYKILHGKVAERLREVLRQGCRTHGITIVRGSIGKDHVHMLLSCPPTLAPSKIMQLLKGRSSKIMQEEFEELRKRYWGQHLWATGYFCRTVGAVTEEMIKEYIEKQQDEGKETFKITE